CATGGCAAAGCTGAGGTAGATGAGTAGCTCGCCCAAATAATTGAGGTTGCGCGTGCGGGCGAATAGGCCTTGTTGGACCAGCCCGGACCGGTACTGGAGGCTGTAGTACTTTTGGGCGTCGCTGGCAAAGTGCAGAAACACGCCTATTAGGTTGAGGGCCACAGCCAGCGCTAGCAACCATGGCGGCAGATCGACCCCGCGGCCGGTCAGCAGGTAGGGCGCCACCCAGTAAAGCGACAGAATGACCAGCGCGATCGCGGCCGCTCCTGGCACCACCGATTGGTTCCAGCGCTTGTCGGGATAAATCGCGTCTTTGAGCACCCAGAGGATGCCGTAGGTGCCGTGCAGGGCCAGATAAATCCAGGCTGTCGGGGTGAAACAGTTGTAGGCCACCATTAGGGCCGCGACAACAATAAACGTGACGCCTTTGTGCGCATC
Above is a window of Cyanobacteria bacterium QS_8_64_29 DNA encoding:
- a CDS encoding steroid 5-alpha reductase, whose amino-acid sequence is MKVRYLIDAHKGVTFIVVAALMVAYNCFTPTAWIYLALHGTYGILWVLKDAIYPDKRWNQSVVPGAAAIALVILSLYWVAPYLLTGRGVDLPPWLLALAVALNLIGVFLHFASDAQKYYSLQYRSGLVQQGLFARTRNLNYLGELLIYLSFAMLANHWLPYLILAGTIAGLWLPNMRQKDRSLARYEGFEAYRRRSGLLLPQLVPPRQTESLGQSR